DNA from Intestinimonas massiliensis (ex Afouda et al. 2020):
TCCGAGATAAGGGAATTGCTGTTAGATTTCAAAAGTAAAGGTAAGACCATTATCATTGTTTCTCATAATTCGGAAGATATAAATATGTTATGTGATACTGTTCACGAAATGGATAAAGGTAGATTAGTTGAATAGTTAAGAGCCAGACGCATAGACGCAGAGCCGATAACCCGCAAGCCTTTTTTGGGCGCGGATTATCGGCTTTTGCATTTTATGGTGGCTATCAATAAAGAGCCGCCGTTACAGATATACGACGACTTTATGAAAAACGCTGCGGTATCAAGGAGGTATCGCCGTGTTACTTTTCTTACGACATAATTCGACTATCTTTTACATACGAAAAAAAGCCTTTATCCGCCAGCGGGATATTTCAGCTATGAGTATGAACTGTCAATACATCTAAATACTTCTTACATTTCCTTTGCGCTCGTCCGCGTCTTGCGGACGGGCGCATTTTGCTTATTTCAATTTATTTTTGAAAGGAGCAACAAAGAGCCATCTCCCGAACGGGTACGGAGCGAAAGGGGCAGAGAGGACAAGCCTTTACTCCCGTCCTCTACTCCACGCGGGAAGGAGGTGAACTCTATGGAGCTATCTTCTTCCGACAAGGAAAGAATACAACATCAGTACGACGCATTAGCAAAGAAAACTTTGGTAGGCGAAGCGAAAAGCTACCGCCGCACTCTTGCCAGACGCGCAGCCCGCGAAGTAACTTTTTCGGATTTGAGCGAAAGCGAACTCGCGCAGCTTTTCACGACGGACGAATACGAAAGCGATTATTTCCGTTTTCAAGTGTCCGGCTTTGATGTACTCGTCAAAAATGAACTGCTTGCCGAAGCCCTTAACGCTTTGCCCGAAAGGAAACGCGATATTGTTCTCTTGTCCTACTTCTTGGATATGAGCGACGCGGAAATTGGCGAACTGCTGAATGTTGTACGCACGACGGTTTTCCGGCATAGGAAATCCGCGCTTGCGAAGATCAAACAGTATTTGGAGGGAAAAGCAGATGATGAACACCGTTAGGAAATCTGAAAATCTGTTGCCGTTCCCTGTCATTTCCGCAGCGGCAAACGGCGACACAAACGCCATGTGCGCGATCTTGAAGCATTACGAGGGTTACATAGCGAAACTTTGTACCCGAACGCTGAAAGACGACGCGGGCAATACTTACTCCTATGTGGACGAAGAAATGCGTAACAGGCTGCAAGTGCGCCTTATTACCCGCACTCTTGCGTTTCATGTAGGCTAACTCTTTAAGCCCATGCGGGGAGCGTGTACCCCTTTCCACGCTTCCCGTTATGGGCTGTTTGTCGTTCCGTAAAAGCATATCGGAAACGGTATGCTTTTACAGGCTGACAAAGCCTTATTGTTCCTTGTCAAAGAAAGCCCGCAAGACAACGGCGGCGCAGTATAACAGGCAAACGAATACATACCGCTTATATCGAGCCGAACAGCGGGTACGCCATGACCGCTTTTCACACAGGGAAAGCCGAGCGAGAAATACCGCGCTGCAAAACAGGTTTAGCAGCTTGTGGGCGACGACATATAGGCGGGACGAAACGCCTTTATAGCCATAGTCCGAGCGTTAAGAGCGTCGCAGGCATTGGGTAAAGCTGCCTTAAATGAGCAGGGGTGAAACTCCCGCGGTGCTGCCGCTGACAGCCGTTCGTTTCTGCCTTATTTCTCATATCGTACAAGCCGGAGCGCATATTCTGTATTATGTCGCTATACCGGGAGGGAAAGAAGATGATTAACAAGGTACAGCTTCAACAAATGAGAAGCGTTGATATAACACAGGTAGACCGCAGCACTTTGGTTGACATTCGTAATATCCATATCGACAGTTCTTTGCCAGCAGCAAAGAAAATGCAAAGTTACTTTGAGCAGATCGTAAATCCTTACTGTTTTCT
Protein-coding regions in this window:
- a CDS encoding sigma-70 family RNA polymerase sigma factor; amino-acid sequence: MELSSSDKERIQHQYDALAKKTLVGEAKSYRRTLARRAAREVTFSDLSESELAQLFTTDEYESDYFRFQVSGFDVLVKNELLAEALNALPERKRDIVLLSYFLDMSDAEIGELLNVVRTTVFRHRKSALAKIKQYLEGKADDEHR
- a CDS encoding DUF6870 family protein: MINKVQLQQMRSVDITQVDRSTLVDIRNIHIDSSLPAAKKMQSYFEQIVNPYCFLCDDTPVKIRFVAEDKTLKQSLCDYFLSLK
- a CDS encoding helix-turn-helix domain-containing protein is translated as MMNTVRKSENLLPFPVISAAANGDTNAMCAILKHYEGYIAKLCTRTLKDDAGNTYSYVDEEMRNRLQVRLITRTLAFHVG